From Microbacterium invictum, the proteins below share one genomic window:
- the hpt gene encoding hypoxanthine phosphoribosyltransferase, producing the protein MRAAEIADQLSNVLVTEEQIAERLEELAAEVVTDYEGKDLLLVGVLKGAVMVMADFARKLPRDITMDWMAVSSYGAGTKSSGVVQIRKDLDTDLTGKHVLIVEDIIDSGLTLSWLLENFASRGAASIEVLALLRKPDAAKVEIDCRYVGFDIPNDFVVGYGLDFDERFRNLRDVAVLAPHVYS; encoded by the coding sequence ATGCGTGCGGCCGAAATCGCTGACCAGTTGTCGAATGTCCTCGTCACCGAGGAGCAGATCGCCGAGCGGCTCGAGGAGCTCGCCGCCGAGGTGGTGACCGACTACGAGGGCAAAGACCTGCTGCTGGTCGGCGTGCTGAAGGGGGCGGTCATGGTGATGGCCGACTTCGCGCGCAAGCTCCCGCGCGACATCACGATGGACTGGATGGCCGTCTCGTCGTACGGGGCGGGCACGAAATCCAGCGGCGTCGTGCAGATCCGCAAGGACCTCGACACCGACCTGACCGGCAAGCACGTGCTGATCGTCGAGGACATCATCGATTCCGGCCTGACCCTGAGCTGGCTGCTCGAGAACTTCGCCTCGCGCGGCGCGGCCTCGATCGAGGTGCTGGCGCTGCTGCGCAAGCCCGACGCCGCGAAGGTCGAGATCGACTGCCGATACGTCGGATTCGACATCCCCAACGACTTCGTCGTCGGATACGGGCTCGACTTCGACGAGCGGTTCCGCAACCTGCGCGACGTCGCCGTGCTCGCCCCGCACGTCTACTCCTGA
- the tilS gene encoding tRNA lysidine(34) synthetase TilS, producing the protein MEHRPGLDPAVADIRRAVRAALAGVTGTVIVGLSGGADSLALTAAVAFEAPKAGIAATAVVVDHGLQGGSADVAARAAQQANALGLQARVVRVDVGDDGGPEAAARTARRAALHQAARDAGASAILLAHTLDDQAETVLLGLARGAGATSLAGMAPAREEDGVVWLRPLLSVRRDTTQAACTAEGLGSWQDPHNADRRFTRVRVRADVLPVLERELGPGVAEALARTADQLREDADAFAAMIDETIEDIVEHVEAGIAVSVPALAANPPALRHRIIRHVVASEFGESLTRAQTLEVARLVTDWSGQGPIDLPACRARRVGRRIEFTAS; encoded by the coding sequence ATGGAGCACCGGCCCGGCCTCGACCCTGCGGTCGCCGACATCCGCCGCGCGGTGCGCGCCGCGCTGGCAGGCGTCACGGGCACCGTGATCGTGGGACTCTCCGGCGGTGCCGACTCGCTCGCGCTCACCGCGGCCGTGGCGTTCGAGGCGCCCAAGGCCGGCATCGCGGCCACGGCCGTCGTGGTCGACCACGGACTGCAGGGCGGCTCGGCAGACGTCGCCGCCCGCGCCGCACAGCAGGCGAACGCGCTCGGCCTGCAGGCCCGGGTGGTCCGCGTGGACGTGGGTGACGACGGCGGTCCCGAAGCCGCGGCCCGCACCGCGCGCCGGGCCGCGTTGCACCAGGCGGCGAGGGATGCCGGTGCCTCCGCGATCCTGCTCGCCCACACTCTCGACGACCAGGCCGAGACCGTGCTGCTGGGTCTCGCCCGCGGGGCCGGCGCGACGAGCCTGGCCGGCATGGCCCCGGCCCGCGAAGAGGACGGCGTGGTGTGGCTGCGGCCGCTGCTGAGCGTGCGCCGCGACACGACCCAGGCGGCGTGCACCGCCGAAGGCCTCGGGTCCTGGCAGGATCCGCACAACGCCGATCGCCGCTTCACCCGCGTTCGGGTGCGGGCCGACGTGCTGCCGGTGCTCGAGCGCGAACTCGGACCGGGCGTCGCCGAAGCGCTCGCGCGCACCGCCGACCAGCTGCGTGAGGACGCCGATGCCTTCGCCGCGATGATCGACGAGACCATCGAAGACATCGTCGAGCACGTCGAGGCCGGCATCGCCGTGTCGGTGCCCGCGCTCGCTGCGAACCCGCCGGCGCTGCGGCACCGGATCATCCGGCACGTGGTCGCCAGTGAATTCGGCGAGAGCCTCACCCGCGCTCAGACGCTCGAGGTCGCACGCCTGGTCACCGACTGGTCGGGCCAGGGCCCGATCGACCTGCCCGCGTGCCGCGCACGCCGCGTGGGCCGCCGCATCGAGTTCACGGCATCCTGA
- a CDS encoding inorganic diphosphatase yields the protein MGAYDAVIEIPRGSRVKYEVDHGTGRVFLDRVLFTPMGYPANYGFFEDTLGEDGDPLDVLLLLDRDLYPGIMAKVRPVGVLKMSDEAGGDDKVVAVLAKDPRWAHIQDVDDIDEWTKGEIGHFFEHYKDLEPGKWVKVDQWGDAAEAERLVSEAFDRFPAEGAQTATQGEGHAPKTI from the coding sequence ATGGGCGCCTACGACGCCGTCATCGAGATCCCGCGCGGCAGCCGCGTCAAGTACGAGGTAGACCACGGCACCGGCCGCGTGTTCCTCGACCGCGTGCTGTTCACACCCATGGGCTACCCCGCCAACTACGGCTTCTTCGAAGACACGCTGGGCGAGGACGGCGACCCGCTCGATGTCCTGCTGCTGCTCGACCGCGACCTGTACCCGGGCATCATGGCCAAGGTGCGCCCCGTCGGCGTGCTGAAGATGAGCGACGAGGCCGGGGGCGACGACAAGGTCGTCGCGGTGCTGGCGAAGGACCCGCGCTGGGCCCACATCCAGGACGTCGACGACATCGACGAGTGGACCAAGGGCGAGATCGGCCACTTCTTCGAGCACTACAAGGATCTCGAGCCCGGCAAGTGGGTCAAGGTCGACCAGTGGGGCGACGCGGCCGAGGCCGAGCGTCTGGTCAGCGAGGCGTTCGACCGGTTCCCGGCCGAGGGTGCGCAGACCGCGACGCAGGGTGAGGGTCACGCGCCGAAGACCATCTGA
- a CDS encoding peptidoglycan DD-metalloendopeptidase family protein, which yields MRPDSAEAAVDCGCAPTADEMRSFRRPLSRRGAIGLGVIGLASTGFLLASPAFAATSYPSWDDVERAKANQSAKAAEVTRIEGLIAQLENDVAQKQALAEQLGLEYQLAQEEFEDAAARAVSLQEQADAEAARAEETAAKLGRLAAQQYRTGGDNTSLELFFSDSAASADDLLARLGTMDQLLAANRSVYAEAVGARDNALNLYAQAAVARDERDRLQQEAEGKMLAAQEAASAAQAALEAQSAHRETLQAQLAALQDTTAKTIADYQAGVEAARKAREEAARKAREEAARKAREEEERRRKAAEEAAKNNSGGSSGGGGGSSSGGGGSPAGEVQNSGWVRPAAGWISSWFGNRGGLCANGYCTGSGHRGIDFAAGCWSPIYAAASGRVVFAANSGSWGNYIKVDHGGGIITGYAHIAPGGFAVSHGQRVSAGQVIAHVGNTGASTGCHLHFEVYSGGVRIDPAPFLRNRGISV from the coding sequence GTGCGACCCGATAGCGCCGAAGCGGCCGTGGATTGCGGCTGCGCGCCGACGGCCGATGAGATGCGCTCCTTCCGCAGGCCGCTGTCGCGGCGCGGAGCGATCGGGCTCGGCGTGATCGGCCTGGCCAGCACCGGGTTCCTCCTGGCATCCCCCGCCTTCGCCGCCACGAGCTATCCCTCGTGGGACGACGTCGAGCGGGCGAAGGCGAACCAGTCGGCCAAGGCCGCCGAGGTCACCCGCATCGAGGGGCTCATCGCGCAGCTCGAGAACGACGTGGCCCAGAAGCAGGCGCTCGCCGAGCAGCTCGGCCTCGAGTATCAGCTCGCGCAGGAGGAGTTCGAAGATGCCGCGGCGCGCGCGGTCTCTCTGCAGGAGCAGGCCGATGCCGAGGCGGCACGCGCCGAGGAGACGGCGGCCAAGCTCGGGCGCCTGGCCGCCCAGCAGTACCGCACCGGCGGAGACAACACGTCGCTCGAACTCTTCTTCTCGGACTCGGCCGCCAGCGCCGACGACCTGCTCGCCCGCCTCGGCACGATGGATCAGCTTCTTGCGGCGAACCGCTCGGTGTACGCCGAAGCGGTCGGTGCGCGTGACAACGCGCTGAACCTTTACGCGCAGGCCGCCGTCGCCCGCGATGAGCGTGACCGGCTGCAGCAGGAGGCCGAGGGCAAGATGCTGGCCGCGCAAGAAGCCGCCAGCGCCGCGCAGGCCGCACTCGAGGCGCAGTCCGCGCACCGTGAGACCCTGCAGGCTCAGCTGGCCGCGCTCCAAGACACCACCGCCAAGACCATCGCCGACTACCAGGCCGGCGTCGAAGCCGCCCGCAAGGCGCGTGAAGAGGCTGCCCGGAAGGCCCGCGAAGAGGCTGCCCGGAAGGCCCGCGAAGAAGAGGAACGGCGCCGTAAGGCTGCCGAGGAAGCCGCCAAGAACAACAGTGGCGGATCCAGCGGTGGCGGTGGCGGCAGCTCGTCCGGCGGCGGCGGAAGCCCCGCGGGCGAAGTGCAGAACTCCGGCTGGGTCCGTCCGGCAGCGGGCTGGATCAGCTCATGGTTCGGCAACCGCGGCGGCCTGTGCGCCAATGGCTATTGCACCGGCAGCGGGCACCGCGGCATCGACTTCGCAGCCGGATGCTGGTCGCCCATCTACGCCGCGGCATCGGGCCGCGTCGTGTTCGCGGCCAACAGCGGCTCGTGGGGCAACTACATCAAGGTCGACCACGGCGGCGGCATCATCACCGGCTACGCGCACATCGCGCCCGGCGGGTTCGCGGTGAGCCACGGACAGCGCGTCTCCGCCGGCCAGGTCATCGCCCATGTCGGCAACACCGGCGCCTCCACCGGCTGCCACCTGCACTTCGAGGTCTACTCCGGCGGCGTGCGCATCGACCCGGCGCCGTTCCTGCGCAACCGCGGCATCTCGGTCTGA
- a CDS encoding tyrosine-type recombinase/integrase, whose translation MGSIEPYETAAGRRYRVRYRKPDRSQTQKRGFRTKRDAEQYLATQEVAQMRGEWVDPRRSRVDVAIVAADWIAAQVHVKASTRSGYEYSLAKHILPRWGTTRVSDVSHGDVQRWATELSKTLGPSTLRQVVLVLGGIFKLAIRDGRLQSNPVADLRLPRITRDRRGYLTHEQVVELASQCGDYADLILTLAYTGLRWGELAALRRRSVDLQRNRIVVDEAVVDVRGELVWGTPKSHERRSVPVPQFLADRFIERVASRGQDDLIFTSALGVTMRNGNFRRRVFQPAVARCREADPTFPVITPHDLRHTAASLAVSAGAHVKAVQRMLGHASAAMTLDVYADLFDDDLNSVAAALGARALDAVAKMWPEDPVAPRTHA comes from the coding sequence ATGGGATCGATTGAGCCGTACGAAACAGCAGCCGGCAGACGGTATCGAGTGCGATACCGCAAGCCCGACCGCTCGCAAACGCAAAAGCGGGGGTTCCGAACGAAACGCGACGCCGAGCAATATCTCGCAACGCAAGAGGTCGCTCAGATGCGCGGGGAGTGGGTTGACCCCCGTCGCTCTCGTGTCGATGTTGCGATCGTCGCCGCCGATTGGATAGCCGCCCAGGTGCACGTGAAGGCGTCCACCCGATCCGGCTATGAATACTCCCTCGCGAAGCACATCCTTCCGCGTTGGGGAACCACCCGAGTCAGCGACGTATCGCATGGCGATGTTCAGCGTTGGGCGACCGAGCTGAGTAAGACACTGGGTCCATCCACTTTGCGCCAGGTCGTGCTGGTCCTCGGCGGCATCTTCAAGCTGGCGATCCGTGACGGCAGACTTCAATCCAACCCGGTCGCCGACTTGCGGCTGCCGCGCATCACGCGCGACCGGCGTGGGTACCTGACTCACGAACAGGTCGTCGAGCTTGCTTCGCAATGCGGTGACTACGCCGACCTGATTCTCACTCTGGCGTACACCGGCCTGCGGTGGGGTGAGCTGGCGGCGCTTCGCAGGCGGTCGGTGGATCTCCAGCGCAATCGGATTGTGGTCGACGAGGCGGTGGTGGACGTCCGTGGTGAGTTGGTGTGGGGAACACCGAAATCGCACGAGCGGCGGTCTGTTCCCGTTCCGCAATTCCTTGCTGACAGGTTCATCGAGCGGGTGGCCAGTAGAGGCCAAGACGATCTGATCTTCACTTCTGCGCTCGGCGTGACAATGCGGAACGGCAACTTTCGACGCCGGGTATTCCAGCCGGCGGTTGCGAGATGTCGTGAGGCCGACCCGACCTTTCCCGTCATCACCCCGCATGATCTTCGACACACGGCCGCATCGCTCGCTGTCTCTGCCGGTGCCCACGTCAAAGCAGTGCAGCGGATGCTCGGCCACGCGTCTGCAGCCATGACGCTGGATGTCTACGCTGACCTGTTTGACGACGACCTGAACAGCGTTGCAGCGGCTCTTGGCGCACGTGCCCTCGATGCGGTGGCCAAAATGTGGCCAGAAGACCCGGTGGCGCCTCGCACGCACGCATAG
- the istA gene encoding IS21 family transposase, producing the protein MVRKIKAKLVLRLRAEGFTGRQIAAQGMSRTSVAAVIDAADREGIGWDDVAKLEEADVYARLFPGRGEHDSVHAQPDWDRVHRELARVGVTLKLLHGEYVDACRAAGSTAMGYDRFCKAYQQHVLISGAASRVGHKAGQTVEVDWSGKTMQLTDPVTGQQTRVYLFVATLPFSRYSFVEPTLDMQQDAWLRAHVSMFDWFGGSVPRVVPDNLKTGVLKHPAEGEVVLNDAYRELAAHYSAAVLPGRVKKPKDKASVENTVGNVATWVIASLRDRSFASLAELRAVVYERVAAYNAEPFQKRAGSRLSVFDSEEKPLLRPLPVVPFEISRWFYRRRVQKNGHVVFERNFYSVPYPNIGRSVDLRVTDTTVEIFAGQERLTSHLLAPVGMVNEYRTHDSDLPDGPRYRQWDAERVREWAGRIGEDTTIVVNRIFESVPVDEQGLDAALAVLRLTRRYSAARVEAAAGIALASRVRSPRYAHLRPILETNQDQPDGRSPWAEPATTGPTGYVRGADYYAGDIR; encoded by the coding sequence ATGGTACGCAAGATCAAGGCGAAGCTGGTGCTTCGGCTTCGCGCGGAGGGGTTCACGGGGAGGCAGATCGCCGCGCAGGGCATGTCCCGGACGAGTGTGGCGGCGGTCATCGACGCCGCCGACCGGGAAGGGATCGGTTGGGACGACGTCGCCAAGCTCGAGGAAGCGGACGTGTATGCGCGGCTGTTTCCTGGTCGTGGTGAACATGACAGCGTTCACGCGCAGCCGGACTGGGACAGGGTGCACCGGGAGCTCGCGCGGGTCGGGGTGACGCTGAAGCTGCTGCATGGCGAGTATGTCGACGCCTGCCGGGCGGCGGGATCGACGGCGATGGGATACGACAGGTTCTGCAAGGCCTACCAGCAGCACGTCCTCATCTCCGGGGCGGCGTCGCGGGTGGGGCACAAGGCGGGGCAGACGGTCGAGGTCGACTGGTCGGGCAAGACGATGCAGCTGACCGACCCGGTCACCGGGCAGCAGACGCGGGTCTACTTGTTCGTTGCGACGCTGCCGTTCTCCCGCTACTCGTTCGTGGAGCCGACGCTGGACATGCAGCAGGACGCCTGGTTGCGCGCGCACGTGTCGATGTTCGACTGGTTCGGCGGGAGTGTCCCGCGTGTCGTCCCGGACAACCTCAAGACCGGGGTGCTGAAGCACCCGGCGGAAGGTGAGGTGGTGCTCAACGATGCGTATCGGGAACTCGCGGCGCACTACTCCGCGGCGGTGCTCCCGGGGCGGGTGAAGAAGCCGAAAGACAAGGCCAGTGTCGAGAACACGGTCGGGAACGTCGCGACCTGGGTGATCGCATCCCTCCGCGACCGAAGCTTCGCGAGCTTGGCGGAGTTGCGGGCGGTCGTCTACGAACGCGTGGCCGCTTACAACGCGGAGCCGTTCCAAAAGCGCGCCGGGTCAAGGCTGAGCGTGTTCGACTCGGAGGAGAAGCCGCTGCTGCGGCCGCTTCCGGTGGTCCCGTTTGAGATCTCGAGGTGGTTCTACCGGCGCCGGGTTCAGAAGAACGGGCACGTCGTGTTCGAGCGCAACTTCTACTCCGTGCCCTACCCGAACATCGGTCGGAGTGTTGATCTGCGGGTCACCGACACCACGGTCGAGATCTTCGCCGGGCAGGAGCGGCTGACGAGCCACCTGCTCGCTCCGGTCGGGATGGTGAACGAGTATCGCACCCACGACAGCGATCTGCCCGACGGTCCCCGCTACCGGCAATGGGACGCCGAACGTGTTCGCGAGTGGGCGGGCCGGATCGGGGAGGACACCACGATCGTGGTGAATCGGATCTTCGAGTCCGTGCCCGTCGACGAGCAGGGCCTGGACGCGGCTTTGGCGGTGTTGCGGCTCACCCGCCGCTACTCCGCCGCTCGGGTCGAAGCCGCCGCCGGGATCGCCCTCGCGTCCCGGGTGAGATCTCCGCGCTACGCGCATCTGCGGCCCATCCTCGAGACGAACCAGGACCAACCCGACGGGAGGAGCCCATGGGCTGAACCCGCGACTACGGGGCCGACCGGATACGTCCGCGGCGCGGACTACTACGCCGGTGACATCCGATGA
- a CDS encoding ATP-binding protein: MSRLDSETKRKLREMGVTSLVDAFEVQDDSLTLGMAFEERVKLAVDDAHATFTHAKVEGLIRRAGLRYPNADLRRVDLLEQRGLDRGVIAQLGTCQFITRQQNVVFQGFTGSGKSYLGSALAKQACQHRYRAHYIRMPDLEESWATARDRPAGKEKWLRKYAAFTLLVIDEWLLDNPDDSVRGMLLELLERRYDATSTVFCTQYAKKDWHQRLGGGVHADAIMDRIVHNTIWIETGSTNMREHTARTA, from the coding sequence ATGAGCCGGCTCGACTCGGAGACGAAGCGGAAGCTGCGTGAGATGGGGGTGACGTCGCTGGTCGACGCGTTCGAGGTCCAGGACGACAGCCTCACGTTGGGAATGGCGTTCGAAGAACGCGTCAAGCTCGCCGTCGACGACGCCCACGCCACCTTCACCCACGCCAAGGTCGAAGGCCTCATCCGGCGGGCCGGTCTCCGCTACCCGAACGCGGACCTGCGGCGAGTCGACCTGCTCGAGCAGCGGGGTCTTGACCGCGGGGTGATCGCGCAACTCGGCACCTGCCAGTTCATCACCCGGCAGCAGAACGTCGTCTTCCAAGGCTTCACCGGGTCCGGGAAGAGCTACCTCGGATCGGCGTTGGCGAAGCAGGCCTGTCAGCACCGCTACCGGGCGCACTACATCCGCATGCCCGACCTCGAAGAATCCTGGGCCACCGCCCGCGACCGGCCCGCGGGGAAGGAGAAGTGGCTCCGCAAATACGCGGCGTTCACGCTCCTCGTGATCGACGAATGGCTCCTCGACAACCCCGATGACAGCGTTCGCGGCATGCTGCTCGAGCTGCTCGAGCGCCGCTACGACGCCACCTCGACGGTGTTCTGCACCCAGTACGCGAAGAAGGACTGGCACCAACGCCTCGGCGGCGGAGTCCACGCCGACGCGATCATGGACCGCATCGTCCACAACACCATCTGGATCGAGACCGGCAGCACCAACATGCGCGAACACACCGCCAGGACGGCCTGA
- a CDS encoding ArsR/SmtB family transcription factor → MFADSSGCGRLPESEYVELAVEVFAMLADATRVRIIMALRDAGELSVNHLADIVDKSPAAVSQHLAKMRLARIVSTRQDGTRIFYRLANEHAQQLVADAIFQAEHSLGGTPHHHRQAEESRAVVEP, encoded by the coding sequence ATGTTTGCAGATAGTTCCGGATGTGGTCGCCTCCCGGAAAGCGAATACGTTGAACTCGCGGTAGAGGTCTTCGCGATGCTGGCTGACGCGACGCGGGTGCGGATCATCATGGCATTGCGAGATGCCGGCGAATTATCGGTGAATCACTTGGCCGACATCGTGGACAAGTCCCCGGCCGCGGTATCGCAGCACCTGGCGAAGATGCGCCTGGCGCGCATCGTGTCGACCCGCCAAGACGGCACACGGATCTTCTACCGGCTCGCGAACGAGCACGCACAACAGCTTGTGGCCGACGCAATCTTCCAGGCTGAGCACTCTCTCGGGGGCACCCCCCACCACCATCGTCAAGCCGAGGAGTCGCGAGCGGTGGTGGAGCCATGA
- a CDS encoding metal-sensitive transcriptional regulator, whose amino-acid sequence MNGYVANKDDLLKRLSRAEGQVRGIARMVEDDKYCIDILTQVSAATKALENVALSLLGDHLTHCVAEASAEGGRVAAEKIREANDAIARLVRS is encoded by the coding sequence ATGAACGGTTATGTGGCGAATAAGGACGATTTGCTGAAGCGACTGAGCCGCGCCGAGGGTCAGGTCCGGGGAATCGCCCGGATGGTGGAGGACGACAAGTACTGCATCGACATCCTCACTCAGGTCTCCGCAGCGACGAAGGCGCTGGAGAACGTCGCATTGTCGCTGCTGGGAGACCACCTCACGCACTGTGTAGCCGAGGCCAGTGCCGAGGGTGGCCGGGTTGCCGCGGAGAAGATCCGTGAAGCCAATGACGCGATCGCTCGCCTCGTCCGTTCCTGA
- a CDS encoding heavy-metal-associated domain-containing protein — MNIDNRDDLGLKDSAGCACCSTASAPTTTDVSAAAVTSEVLVAGMTCSHCVMSVTEELASIEGVESVDVDLNAGGASRVTIRSTAPVDTAAVTAAVEEAGYSLASSSS, encoded by the coding sequence ATGAACATTGACAACCGCGACGACCTGGGCCTGAAGGACTCGGCTGGCTGTGCGTGCTGCTCGACCGCATCTGCCCCCACGACCACTGACGTGTCGGCGGCGGCGGTGACCTCTGAGGTTCTGGTGGCGGGTATGACGTGCTCGCACTGCGTGATGAGCGTCACCGAGGAGCTGGCCTCGATCGAGGGCGTGGAAAGCGTTGATGTGGACCTGAACGCCGGCGGAGCCTCGCGTGTCACGATCCGCAGCACCGCACCGGTGGACACCGCTGCGGTGACGGCAGCGGTGGAGGAGGCTGGCTACTCCCTGGCCAGCAGCTCGTCATGA
- a CDS encoding heavy metal translocating P-type ATPase, whose translation MATPWPAARHEHGDVELDITGMTCASCATRIERKLNKLPGVEATVNYATEKARVRGQDVDPAALIAAVQSAGYQAAVPAPPAADPSGEGAAAPAADGELVSLRQRLLISTALAVPVAVLSMVPALQFEYWQWLALTLTAPVAVWGAWPFHRAAAVNARHGAATMDTLISVGVIAAFGWSLYALFFGGAGMPGMTMTFTLVGTPQAGGHEIYLEVAALVTVFILAGRYAEARARKSSSEALRALLELGAKDAVKIVGGVEQRVPAAQLVVGDTVLVRPGEKIPSDGLVVDGSSAIDASMLTGESTPVEVGVGSRVVGATVNVGGRLTVEITRVGADTELARMRRLMEEAQTGKAKVQRLADRVSGVFVPVVILLAITAFVGWLLVGGSIELAFTAAVATLIIACPCALGLATPTALLVGTGRGSQLGILIRGPQVLEQTRKVDTIVLDKTGTVTSGTMTVTAVHPAPGVTTAQLLATAAAVESGSEHPVARAIVTESGPVPAAETFASHAGLGVQGIVDESLIVAGRPSWLQEQWGITPPADLQREADNLEAAGATVVAIGRDGEHLGIIAVADTVKPTSAEAVARFKALGMTPVLLTGDNDGAARHIAATVGIDQVHAGVTPAGKLDVVRRLQDEGRVVAMVGDGVNDAAALAAADLGLAMGGGTDAAIAASDITVVSGDLLVVADAVRLARRTLGTIKGNLFWAFAYNVAAIPVAMAGLLNPLVAAAAMALSSVFVVTNSLRLRGFRATPATTPALTSPDSRVPARV comes from the coding sequence CTGGCTACTCCCTGGCCAGCAGCTCGTCATGAGCACGGTGATGTCGAGCTCGACATCACCGGGATGACGTGCGCGTCCTGCGCGACACGGATCGAGCGCAAGCTCAACAAGCTGCCCGGCGTGGAAGCGACCGTCAACTACGCCACCGAGAAAGCCCGGGTGCGCGGGCAGGACGTCGACCCTGCGGCGCTTATCGCCGCAGTGCAATCGGCCGGGTATCAAGCCGCCGTTCCCGCCCCACCGGCCGCCGACCCCTCAGGCGAGGGTGCTGCCGCGCCGGCCGCGGATGGTGAGTTGGTGTCGTTGCGGCAGCGTCTGCTGATCAGCACCGCCCTGGCGGTGCCGGTCGCAGTGCTGTCGATGGTCCCGGCGTTGCAGTTCGAGTACTGGCAGTGGCTGGCGCTCACCCTCACCGCCCCCGTCGCGGTGTGGGGGGCGTGGCCGTTTCACCGCGCCGCGGCCGTCAACGCCCGCCACGGCGCAGCGACGATGGACACGTTGATCAGTGTCGGCGTGATCGCCGCGTTCGGCTGGTCGCTGTACGCCCTGTTCTTCGGCGGCGCCGGGATGCCGGGAATGACGATGACTTTCACGCTTGTCGGCACCCCGCAGGCAGGCGGGCACGAGATCTACCTCGAGGTCGCCGCGTTGGTGACGGTCTTCATCCTCGCCGGCCGGTACGCCGAAGCCCGCGCCCGCAAGTCGTCGTCCGAGGCGTTGCGTGCGCTGCTGGAACTGGGCGCGAAAGACGCCGTGAAGATCGTCGGCGGGGTGGAGCAGCGGGTTCCGGCGGCGCAGCTGGTCGTCGGTGACACCGTGCTGGTCCGGCCGGGGGAGAAAATCCCCTCCGACGGGCTCGTCGTCGACGGGTCGTCCGCGATCGACGCGAGCATGCTCACCGGCGAATCCACGCCGGTCGAAGTCGGCGTCGGCTCTCGGGTGGTGGGCGCCACCGTGAACGTCGGCGGCCGCCTCACGGTGGAGATCACCCGTGTCGGCGCGGACACCGAGCTGGCACGGATGCGGCGGCTGATGGAGGAGGCGCAGACCGGGAAAGCCAAGGTGCAGCGTCTCGCCGACCGGGTCTCGGGTGTGTTCGTGCCGGTGGTGATCCTGCTCGCAATCACCGCGTTCGTCGGGTGGCTGCTGGTCGGTGGCTCGATCGAGCTGGCGTTCACCGCCGCGGTAGCAACCCTGATCATCGCCTGCCCGTGCGCACTGGGACTCGCAACCCCCACCGCGCTGCTGGTGGGCACCGGTCGCGGCTCCCAGCTGGGCATCCTCATCCGGGGACCGCAGGTGCTGGAGCAGACCCGCAAGGTCGACACGATCGTGCTGGACAAGACCGGCACCGTCACCTCCGGCACCATGACCGTCACCGCGGTACACCCCGCCCCCGGCGTCACCACCGCCCAGTTGCTGGCCACGGCCGCGGCGGTGGAGTCCGGGTCGGAGCACCCCGTCGCGCGGGCCATCGTCACCGAGTCCGGCCCGGTGCCGGCGGCCGAGACGTTTGCCTCTCACGCCGGGCTCGGGGTGCAGGGCATCGTGGACGAGTCGCTCATAGTCGCCGGTCGCCCTTCATGGCTGCAAGAACAGTGGGGCATCACTCCTCCTGCTGACCTGCAGCGGGAAGCGGACAATCTGGAAGCGGCCGGGGCGACAGTGGTCGCGATCGGCCGCGACGGGGAGCACCTGGGCATCATCGCGGTCGCGGACACGGTCAAACCCACCAGTGCCGAAGCCGTTGCCCGGTTCAAGGCGCTGGGGATGACGCCGGTACTGCTCACCGGCGACAACGACGGCGCCGCCCGCCACATCGCCGCGACTGTCGGGATCGACCAGGTCCACGCCGGTGTCACCCCGGCCGGCAAGCTCGATGTCGTCCGCCGGCTGCAGGACGAGGGCCGGGTGGTGGCGATGGTCGGTGATGGTGTGAACGACGCCGCCGCGCTAGCGGCCGCTGACCTGGGTCTTGCGATGGGCGGCGGCACGGACGCCGCAATCGCCGCCAGCGACATCACCGTCGTCTCCGGCGACCTGCTGGTCGTGGCCGACGCGGTCCGGCTGGCTCGCCGCACCCTGGGCACCATCAAGGGCAACCTGTTCTGGGCATTCGCGTACAACGTCGCCGCCATCCCGGTGGCGATGGCCGGGCTGCTCAACCCGCTGGTCGCCGCGGCCGCGATGGCATTGTCCTCGGTGTTCGTGGTGACCAACAGCCTGCGGCTGCGCGGCTTCCGCGCCACCCCGGCCACCACACCCGCTCTCACCTCACCGGACTCCCGCGTTCCTGCCCGAGTCTGA